From Candidatus Melainabacteria bacterium RIFOXYA2_FULL_32_9, the proteins below share one genomic window:
- a CDS encoding 30S ribosomal protein S7 yields the protein MSRRNKPPKRVPLADPLYNSVDIAKFINRLMRRGKKSVAERIFYTALDRIKERTQEEPLEIFNKALKNVTPLIEVKARRIGGSTYQVPIEVRTDRGIALGSTWLINAAKTRGGKSMTEKLIAEISDAANGVGSAVKKREDTHKMAEANKAFAHYRY from the coding sequence ATGTCACGTAGAAATAAACCACCAAAAAGAGTCCCATTAGCAGACCCGCTTTATAATAGCGTTGATATTGCTAAGTTTATAAATAGATTAATGAGACGCGGCAAAAAAAGTGTTGCAGAAAGAATTTTCTATACAGCACTCGATAGAATTAAAGAAAGAACTCAAGAAGAACCTTTAGAAATATTTAATAAAGCTTTAAAAAATGTTACTCCTCTTATAGAAGTTAAAGCTAGAAGAATCGGTGGATCCACTTATCAAGTTCCTATTGAAGTTAGAACTGATCGTGGTATTGCTCTTGGTTCCACTTGGCTTATTAATGCAGCAAAAACAAGAGGCGGCAAATCTATGACTGAAAAACTCATAGCTGAAATATCAGATGCTGCTAATGGTGTTGGCAGTGCTGTTAAAAAAAGAGAAGATACTCATAAAATGGCTGAAGCCAACAAGGCTTTTGCTCACTACAGATATTAG
- a CDS encoding translation elongation factor G, whose translation MARKTPLEQIRNIGIAAHIDAGKTTTTERILFYTGFTHKMGEVHEGTSITDFMEQERERGITITSAAVTSFWKNHQINIIDTPGHVDFTVEVERSLRVLDGVIAVFCAVGGVQSQSETVWRQANRYKVPIMVFVNKMDRTGANYFRVIDQIRTRLQGNAHAIQIPIGAEDQLKGIIDLISQKAYIYGNDMGTDIQEGSIPEDMADMVAEYREKLIEAISENDDELMMKYLEGIEISEEELKEGLRKATISNKLIPVTCGSAFKNKGVQLLLDAVIDYLPSPLDVPPITGIMKNGEEAVRPSDDNEPFAALAFKIMTDPYVGRLTFIRAYSGTLASGSYVLNSNTGKRERISRIVQMQADTRNEVDEICAGDLAAVVGLKDTTTGDTLCSEASPIILESIEFPEPVISVAIEPKTKADQDKLSVALGKLADEDPSFRVKIDPETGQTIISGMGELHLEIITDRLLREFKVGANVGKPQVAYREAITKAVEAEGKFVRQSGGRGQYGHVKLKLEPLGKGTGFEFENKIVGGVVPKDYIPAIQKGVEEALTGGVIAGYEVIDIKVTLFDGSYHEVDSSEMAFKIAGSMAVKDGVKKAGPNILEPMMKVEIEVPEDYLGDVIGDLSGRRGRVEGMEAIEGTGLQKINALVPLAEMFGYATDIRSKTQGRGTFSMEFSKYEPVPNNIAEGIIGKCSV comes from the coding sequence GTGGCTAGAAAAACACCTTTAGAACAAATTAGAAACATAGGAATTGCAGCTCATATAGATGCAGGTAAGACTACAACAACAGAAAGAATTCTCTTTTACACTGGCTTTACTCACAAAATGGGTGAAGTACATGAAGGAACATCTATCACTGACTTCATGGAGCAGGAAAGAGAACGTGGTATTACAATTACATCAGCTGCGGTAACAAGTTTTTGGAAAAATCACCAGATTAACATTATTGATACTCCTGGACACGTTGACTTCACCGTTGAAGTTGAAAGATCATTACGTGTTTTAGACGGAGTAATAGCTGTATTCTGTGCTGTTGGTGGAGTTCAATCACAGTCTGAGACAGTATGGAGACAGGCAAACAGATACAAAGTACCTATAATGGTATTTGTTAACAAAATGGACAGAACAGGCGCTAATTACTTTAGAGTTATTGATCAAATTAGAACAAGACTCCAAGGAAACGCTCATGCTATCCAAATTCCAATAGGTGCTGAAGATCAACTAAAAGGAATCATTGATCTGATTTCACAAAAAGCATACATTTATGGCAATGATATGGGCACAGACATTCAGGAAGGAAGTATTCCTGAAGATATGGCAGATATGGTTGCTGAATACAGAGAAAAACTCATCGAAGCTATTTCAGAAAACGATGATGAGCTAATGATGAAGTACCTTGAAGGTATAGAAATCTCTGAGGAAGAGCTTAAAGAAGGCTTAAGAAAAGCAACAATATCTAACAAGCTCATTCCTGTAACCTGTGGTTCTGCATTCAAAAACAAAGGCGTTCAGTTATTACTTGATGCAGTAATAGACTACTTACCATCCCCGTTAGATGTACCTCCAATAACCGGAATAATGAAAAATGGGGAAGAAGCAGTAAGACCAAGTGATGATAATGAACCATTTGCAGCTCTGGCATTTAAAATTATGACTGACCCATACGTTGGTAGATTAACATTTATCAGAGCATATAGCGGAACTTTAGCATCAGGAAGTTATGTATTAAACAGCAATACTGGCAAAAGAGAAAGAATTAGCCGTATAGTACAAATGCAAGCTGATACCAGAAATGAAGTAGATGAAATCTGTGCTGGTGATTTAGCAGCGGTTGTAGGTTTAAAAGATACTACAACTGGTGATACATTGTGTAGTGAAGCTAGTCCTATAATTTTAGAATCAATCGAGTTCCCAGAACCGGTTATTTCAGTTGCAATTGAACCAAAAACAAAGGCTGATCAGGATAAATTGTCCGTTGCACTTGGCAAATTGGCTGATGAGGATCCTTCATTTAGGGTTAAAATTGATCCTGAAACAGGTCAAACAATCATTTCCGGTATGGGAGAATTGCACCTTGAGATCATTACCGACAGACTTTTAAGAGAATTTAAGGTCGGTGCTAATGTGGGTAAACCACAAGTTGCTTACAGAGAAGCTATTACCAAAGCTGTAGAAGCAGAAGGTAAATTCGTAAGACAATCTGGTGGACGTGGTCAATACGGACACGTTAAACTCAAGTTAGAACCCCTTGGAAAAGGTACAGGCTTTGAATTCGAAAACAAAATTGTCGGCGGAGTTGTACCAAAAGATTACATCCCTGCTATTCAAAAAGGTGTTGAAGAAGCACTCACAGGCGGTGTTATTGCCGGTTATGAAGTTATAGATATTAAAGTAACTTTATTTGATGGTAGTTATCACGAAGTAGACAGTAGTGAGATGGCTTTTAAAATTGCTGGAAGTATGGCAGTCAAAGATGGTGTTAAAAAAGCTGGACCAAATATACTTGAGCCAATGATGAAAGTCGAAATTGAAGTACCTGAAGACTATTTAGGTGACGTTATCGGTGATTTATCAGGCAGAAGAGGCCGTGTTGAAGGTATGGAAGCAATTGAAGGCACCGGATTACAAAAAATCAATGCGCTGGTTCCTCTTGCTGAAATGTTCGGTTATGCTACAGACATACGTAGCAAAACTCAGGGACGTGGCACATTCAGTATGGAATTCTCCAAATATGAACCTGTACCTAATAACATAGCCGAAGGAATTATCGGTAAATGCAGCGTATAA
- a CDS encoding threonylcarbamoyl-AMP synthase, giving the protein MYNFQLSHKEIIKIHNSLEKKDGVIAFPTDTVWGIGCLIDNELAVDRIYSIKGRSENKPLILLGSKIEHLVPYVAEIPEIAWKIIGKYLPGAVTLVLKKSENTPFYLTSGGDTIGIRIPDCPPFLSLLDNAVENHVLATTSANLSREPAALSKSEAERSIGDKVDYILDDYGYSAKGIESTVVLVDLSGNIKILRQGAIAIDV; this is encoded by the coding sequence ATGTATAATTTTCAACTTTCACATAAAGAAATTATAAAAATCCATAATTCTTTGGAAAAGAAGGATGGAGTTATAGCGTTTCCTACAGATACAGTTTGGGGTATTGGTTGTCTTATTGATAATGAATTAGCAGTTGACAGAATTTATTCAATTAAAGGACGCTCTGAAAATAAGCCGCTCATATTATTAGGAAGTAAAATCGAACATTTAGTTCCATATGTTGCTGAAATACCAGAGATCGCATGGAAAATAATTGGTAAATATTTGCCGGGAGCGGTAACTTTGGTGCTCAAAAAAAGTGAAAATACACCTTTCTATTTAACTTCAGGTGGTGATACCATTGGGATAAGGATTCCAGATTGTCCTCCATTTCTGTCTCTTCTTGATAATGCCGTTGAGAACCATGTATTAGCGACCACAAGCGCTAATTTATCTAGAGAACCAGCCGCGTTATCAAAATCAGAAGCAGAAAGAAGCATTGGGGATAAAGTGGATTATATTTTGGATGATTATGGTTATTCAGCTAAAGGTATAGAATCAACGGTTGTATTAGTAGATTTATCAGGGA
- a CDS encoding 30S ribosomal protein S12: MPTINQLVRKERERITEKTKSPALTNCPQRRGVCTRVYTTTPKKPNSALRKVARVRLTNGFEVTSYIPGIGHNLQEHSVVLIRGGRVKDLPGVRYHIIRGTLDAAGVKGRAQSRSKYGAKKEKK; this comes from the coding sequence GTGCCAACAATTAATCAGTTAGTTCGTAAGGAACGCGAAAGAATCACAGAAAAGACAAAGTCTCCAGCTTTGACCAATTGCCCTCAAAGACGTGGAGTATGCACAAGAGTTTATACAACTACACCTAAAAAACCAAACTCAGCCCTTAGAAAAGTAGCCAGGGTAAGGTTAACAAATGGTTTTGAGGTTACATCATATATTCCAGGAATCGGACACAACCTGCAAGAACACTCAGTTGTTCTGATTCGTGGAGGAAGAGTTAAAGATTTACCAGGTGTGAGATATCACATCATCCGTGGTACCCTTGATGCTGCTGGCGTTAAAGGCAGAGCTCAAAGCAGAAGCAAGTATGGCGCAAAGAAAGAGAAAAAATAA